ACGCAGGCGTCGATCATCGACGTCATCAACAATTCGCGGGAGTGCCACATCATCACGGTGGAGGACCCGATCGAGTTCATCCATTCGCACAAGAAGAGCATCGTGGATCAGCGCGAAGTGGGCGGCGACACGTTGAGTTTCCACAGCGCGCTGAAGTACGTGCTGCGGCAGGACCCGGACGTGATTCTCATCGGCGAAATGCGCGATCTGGAGACCATCCAGGCGGCGTTGCGCGCGGCGGAAACGGGTCACCTTGTGATGGCGACGCTGCATACGAACGACGCGATCCAGTCGGTGGACCGCATTATCGACGTGTTCCCCGGAGAGCAGCAACAGCAGATTCGATTCATGTTGTCGATGACGCTGGTGGCGGTGATTTCGCAGCGGTTGATTCCGAGGGCCGAGGGCCCGGGCCGCGTGATGGCGTGCGAGGTGCTGGTGAACAACACGGCGGTCGCGAACCTCATCCGCGAAGGGAAGACGCACCAAGTCTACAGCATCATGGAGACGAATACGAAGGAAGGCATGCAGACGATGGATCGCTGCGTGAAGAACCTGTATATGCAGGGCCTGATTTCGTATGAGGATGCGATTGCACACGTGAGGAACGCCAAGGCAATTATGGAATGATTTTGGATTTTAGTTTTTGGATTTTGGATTGAAGAAGAAAAGAACGGAGTACGTTGGGCGAGAGTAAACGCCTTTTGGCGAGTGACTTGTGTTGTGGGTCTTCGACCTCTGGAACTGAGTTCGGAGACGTGCTCGTGGAGATTGAGGAACATTCACTTGCGATGCAAGCGGGTTTCCCCAATCCAAAATCGAAAATCCAAAATCTAAAATAGACCGAAGTGGCATAGTCCCAGACGGGAACGCCAACGTTGGTCTTGGTTGCATGGGCGGGGTGATGGATGGTGCGCGCGCGGATAGTTGGAACAGGACATTGTTTGCCCGAGAAGGTCTTGACGAACGTCGACCTTGAAGGGCTGATGGATACGACGGACGAGTGGATCCGTCAGCGGACAGGGATTTTACAGCGGCATATCGCGGCCCCGAATGAGGCGGCTTCGGATCTTGCCGCGAAGGCGTGCGCCCGAGCGTTGGAAAACGCGGGGGTCGCGTCGGAAGAAGTTGAATTCATTCATTGCGCGACGGCGACGCCGGACTATTTCATGCCGTCAGCGGCGTGCCTGACCCAGAAGAAGATTGGCGCGCGGCGGGCCGGAGCGAGCGATTTGAATGCGGCCTGCTCGGGGTTCGTCTATGCGTTGCAGGCGGCAGATGCGTTGATCCGGGCGGGCGTGCACAAGACGGCGCTGGTTGTCGGCGCGGAAATCATGACGGCCCGGCTGGATTGGACGAAGCGCGACACGGCGGTGCTGTTTGGCGATGGGGCCGGAGCGGTCGTGCTGAAGGCCGAAGACGGGGACCGGGGCGTGTTGTCGACGTATACGGCGGCGGACGGCGGCGCCTACGACATCTTGATGGTGCCGGCGGGCGGTTCGGCGCAGGTGATTACGCCGGAGAACATCAATGAGCTGAACCGGGGCATTCTGATGAATGGCCGGGAATTGTATAAGCGGGCGGTGTACGCGTTTGGCGATGCCGTGGAGCAGGCGCTGACGCGGGCGTCCGTGGGGGTCGAGGATATCAACCTGTTCGTGCCTCATCAGGCCAACGGGCGGATGTTGGAGACAGTTGCCAACCACATTGGGTTGTCGCCGGACAAGATCTATTTGAATGTTGACCGAGTGGCGAATACCAGCGCGGCGTCGATACCAATAGCACTGGACCAAGCGAATGCGGAAGGCCGCTTGAAGCAGGGAGACCTGGTGTTGCTGGCCGCGTTCGGGGCCGGGCTGACCTGGGGGTCAGCGTTGGTGAGGTGGTAGATTGAGTAAGGCGGGATAAGGACTTACGGCGGTCTGTCCGCCTGGAATTTTGGATTCTAGATTTTGGATTTTGGATTGAAGACGGACTCGCAGCCTGGGGCTTTGGACTTGGATGCGAGGAGGTTGACAGTTTTGGATTGGTTTTGGTCCGTGGTGCTATAATCACGAGTTAACGAGAACGGAGGCGAGCGGGTTTCGCGCCGGAGACAAGTGCTTGTGGCGATGAAACTTTCTCGACTCGACAGGGATTGTATAGTGCACACTGAAAATCAACATCCAGATGGCAGGGGAGCTATGATGGAACGAGCACCGAACGTAACGCCCTTGGCGGGTCGCAGTGCGCTTCGAGTGCTTGGGCCGGAAGGATTGCCGCTCAAAGAGCGCAGCGACGAAACGCTGATGCTGGACCACGCGGCGGGCTCCGAGAGTGCGTTTGGGGAGCTGCTGCGGCGGCACCAGAAGGGCGTGCTCAACTACATCTTCCGGATGGTTCAGAACCGGCAGATTGCCGAAGAATTGACGCAAGAAGTCTTCGTGGCGCTGGTCCGGAATGCGGACCGGTATCAGCCCACGGCAAAATTCACCACGTACCTGTACACCATTGCCTCGAACATCGTCTCCAAGGAATGGCTGCGCCGCAAGCGCCGTCCCAAGTTCTTGAGCTTGTCGGGATGGAGCTGGCGGAAGAATCCTGAAGACGAGTTCGATCCACTCGAACACGTAGGCGACGAACGGTCGGATGTGTTCTCCGCGTTTCAGCGCGGGGAGATATCGGAGGCCGTGAACGCGGCGCTGCGGGAGTTACCCGAGCATCAGCGCGAGGCGTTCGTCCTGAGGCGGTTCCAGGATTTGTCGTACGAAGAGATCGCGGTGATCACGGATTCGCCGGTTGGGACGGCGAAATCACGGGTCGTTCGGGCGGAACGAGCGCTTCGGCCGTTGCTGGAGCGGTTCAAGGATTACGTCTAGGGAGTCCAACGTGAACATGCTGCGTCATCCGTCGAAGCCAGAACTACTGGCGTACGCGGAAGGACTGCTTGCGGGGCAGGGTATTTCTGCTTCCACCGCTCGCCACATTGCAGCATGCGCGTCTTGCGCCCAGGAAGTCGCCGCGATTCGGAAATCGTTCGAATTTACCCAGGCGGCCGGCGACCTCGATCCCTCCGATGATTTAACCCGT
The nucleotide sequence above comes from Candidatus Hydrogenedentota bacterium. Encoded proteins:
- a CDS encoding type IV pilus twitching motility protein PilT encodes the protein MELKELFEMVAKQNASDLLLSAGAPPMLRVNGRMFRTRSEALTAEQTKKTIYGILTPEQKKHFEEYKELDFSYAVGKKHRFRVNVYLQKAAVTAAFRPIPEDIPQLDDLGLPEIINKFTQLKQGLILVTGPTGHGKTTTQASIIDVINNSRECHIITVEDPIEFIHSHKKSIVDQREVGGDTLSFHSALKYVLRQDPDVILIGEMRDLETIQAALRAAETGHLVMATLHTNDAIQSVDRIIDVFPGEQQQQIRFMLSMTLVAVISQRLIPRAEGPGRVMACEVLVNNTAVANLIREGKTHQVYSIMETNTKEGMQTMDRCVKNLYMQGLISYEDAIAHVRNAKAIME
- a CDS encoding sigma-70 family RNA polymerase sigma factor — translated: MMERAPNVTPLAGRSALRVLGPEGLPLKERSDETLMLDHAAGSESAFGELLRRHQKGVLNYIFRMVQNRQIAEELTQEVFVALVRNADRYQPTAKFTTYLYTIASNIVSKEWLRRKRRPKFLSLSGWSWRKNPEDEFDPLEHVGDERSDVFSAFQRGEISEAVNAALRELPEHQREAFVLRRFQDLSYEEIAVITDSPVGTAKSRVVRAERALRPLLERFKDYV
- a CDS encoding ketoacyl-ACP synthase III, coding for MVRARIVGTGHCLPEKVLTNVDLEGLMDTTDEWIRQRTGILQRHIAAPNEAASDLAAKACARALENAGVASEEVEFIHCATATPDYFMPSAACLTQKKIGARRAGASDLNAACSGFVYALQAADALIRAGVHKTALVVGAEIMTARLDWTKRDTAVLFGDGAGAVVLKAEDGDRGVLSTYTAADGGAYDILMVPAGGSAQVITPENINELNRGILMNGRELYKRAVYAFGDAVEQALTRASVGVEDINLFVPHQANGRMLETVANHIGLSPDKIYLNVDRVANTSAASIPIALDQANAEGRLKQGDLVLLAAFGAGLTWGSALVRW